The following proteins are co-located in the Sardina pilchardus chromosome 24, fSarPil1.1, whole genome shotgun sequence genome:
- the LOC134072430 gene encoding solute carrier family 66 member 2 isoform X1 yields MEDEVFQQTMHIVNLLVTWTAATAIIFGGVVPYIPQYREIKRTQNAEGFSTYVCLVLLVANILRILFRFGRYFETPLLWQSIIMIVTMLVMLNLCTDVRVTAELNTKRRSFTASDIKDEEIKLPKKLFLDFDWGYFWSWSRFADYLQCVVAFTAVAAYVTYLLLDSDVFVESLGFLAVFTEAMLGTPQLYCNYQNKSTEGMSIKMVLMWTSGDTFKTGYFLLTEAPVQFWTCGMLQVCVDVAILFQVYYYSRYPQKPVSHTVHTTSAKAL; encoded by the exons ATGGAAGATGAAGTCTTTCAACAGACCATGCACATTGTCAATCTGCTCGTCACCTGGACAGCTGCCACAGCCATCATATTTGGTGGGGTGGTGCCATACATTCCTCAATACAGGGAGATCAAGCGGACTCAGAATGCTGAGGGATTCTCCACCTATGTTTGCCTTGTTCTCCTCGTAGCCAATATTTTAAGAATACTCTTCAG GTTTGGGCGGTACTTTGAGACCCCCCTGTTGTGGCAGAGCATCATCATGATTGTCACCATGCTGGTCATGCTGAACCTGTGCACTGATGTCCGCGTGACAGCCGAGCTGAACACAAAACGCCGCTCTTTCACAG CTTCAGACATTAAGGATGAGGAGATCAAACTCCCCAAGAAGCTCTTTTTGG ACTTTGACTGGGGCTACTTCTGGTCGTGGAGCCGCTTCGCCGACTACCTGCAGTGCGTGGTGGCCTTCACGGCGGTGGCCGCCTACGTCACCTACCTGCTGCTGGACTCGGACGTGTTCGTGGAGAGCCTGGGCTTCCTGGCCGTGTTCACCGAGGCCATGCTGGGCACCCCCCAGCTCTACTGCAACTACCAGAACAAGTCCACAGAGGGCATGAG CATTAAGATGGTGCTGATGTGGACGAGCGGGGACACGTTTAAGACGGGCTACTTCCTGCTGACGGAGGCGCCGGTGCAGTTCTGGACCTGCGGcatgctgcaggtgtgtgtggacgtggcCATCCTCTTCCAGGTGTACTACTACAGCCGCTACCCTCAGAAGCCCGTGTCCCACACCGTGCACACCACCAGCGCCAAGGCGCTCTGA
- the LOC134072430 gene encoding solute carrier family 66 member 2 isoform X2 yields MEDEVFQQTMHIVNLLVTWTAATAIIFGGVVPYIPQYREIKRTQNAEGFSTYVCLVLLVANILRILFRFGRYFETPLLWQSIIMIVTMLVMLNLCTDVRVTAELNTKRRSFTDFDWGYFWSWSRFADYLQCVVAFTAVAAYVTYLLLDSDVFVESLGFLAVFTEAMLGTPQLYCNYQNKSTEGMSIKMVLMWTSGDTFKTGYFLLTEAPVQFWTCGMLQVCVDVAILFQVYYYSRYPQKPVSHTVHTTSAKAL; encoded by the exons ATGGAAGATGAAGTCTTTCAACAGACCATGCACATTGTCAATCTGCTCGTCACCTGGACAGCTGCCACAGCCATCATATTTGGTGGGGTGGTGCCATACATTCCTCAATACAGGGAGATCAAGCGGACTCAGAATGCTGAGGGATTCTCCACCTATGTTTGCCTTGTTCTCCTCGTAGCCAATATTTTAAGAATACTCTTCAG GTTTGGGCGGTACTTTGAGACCCCCCTGTTGTGGCAGAGCATCATCATGATTGTCACCATGCTGGTCATGCTGAACCTGTGCACTGATGTCCGCGTGACAGCCGAGCTGAACACAAAACGCCGCTCTTTCACAG ACTTTGACTGGGGCTACTTCTGGTCGTGGAGCCGCTTCGCCGACTACCTGCAGTGCGTGGTGGCCTTCACGGCGGTGGCCGCCTACGTCACCTACCTGCTGCTGGACTCGGACGTGTTCGTGGAGAGCCTGGGCTTCCTGGCCGTGTTCACCGAGGCCATGCTGGGCACCCCCCAGCTCTACTGCAACTACCAGAACAAGTCCACAGAGGGCATGAG CATTAAGATGGTGCTGATGTGGACGAGCGGGGACACGTTTAAGACGGGCTACTTCCTGCTGACGGAGGCGCCGGTGCAGTTCTGGACCTGCGGcatgctgcaggtgtgtgtggacgtggcCATCCTCTTCCAGGTGTACTACTACAGCCGCTACCCTCAGAAGCCCGTGTCCCACACCGTGCACACCACCAGCGCCAAGGCGCTCTGA